One Cervus canadensis isolate Bull #8, Minnesota chromosome 1, ASM1932006v1, whole genome shotgun sequence genomic window carries:
- the GJC1 gene encoding gap junction gamma-1 protein, which yields MSWSFLTRLLEEIHNHSTFVGKIWLTVLIVFRIVLTAVGGESIYYDEQSKFVCNTEQPGCENVCYDAFAPLSHVRFWVFQIILVATPSVMYLGYAIHKIAKMEHGDPDKKAARSKPYAMRWKQHRALEETEEDHEEDPMMYPEMELESEKENKDQNQSKPKHDGRRRIREDGLMKIYVLQLLARTVFEVGFLVGQYFLYGFQVHPFYVCSRLPCPHKIDCFISRPTEKTIFLLIMYGVTGLCLLLNIWEMLHLGFGTIRDSLNSKRRELEDPGAYNYPFTWNTPSAPPGYNIAVKPDQIQYTELSNAKIAYKQNKANIAQEQQYGSHEDNLPPDLETLQREIRMAQERLDLAIQAYSHQNNPHGSREKKAKVGSKAGSNKSSASSKSGDGKTSVWI from the coding sequence ATGAGTTGGAGCTTCCTCACCCGCCTGCTAGAGGAGATCCACAACCACTCCACGTTTGTAGGGAAGATCTGGCTCACGGTCCTGATCGTCTTCCGGATCGTCCTTACAGCCGTGGGAGGGGAGTCCATCTATTACGACGAGCAGAGCAAGTTTGTGTGCAACACGGAGCAGCCCGGCTGCGAGAACGTCTGCTATGACGCCTTTGCACCCCTCTCTCACGTGCGCTTCTGGGTGTTCCAGATCATCCTGGTGGCCACCCCCTCCGTCATGTACCTGGGCTACGCCATTCATAAGATTGCCAAGATGGAGCACGGTGACCCAGACAAGAAGGCCGCTCGCAGCAAGCCCTACGCAATGCGCTGGAAACAGCACCGGGCtctggaagaaacagaagaggacCATGAAGAGGATCCCATGATGTATCCAGAAATGGAAttagaaagtgagaaagaaaataaagatcagaaCCAATCGAAACCTAAGCATGATGGCCGGCGGCGGATTCGGGAGGACGGGCTCATGAAGATCTAtgtgctgcagctgctggcaCGGACAGTGTTCGAGGTGGGTTTCCTGGTTGGGCAGTATTTCCTGTATGGCTTCCAAGTCCACCCATTTTATGTGTGCAGCAGGCTCCCTTGCCCTCATAAGATAGACTGCTTTATTTCTAGACCCACTGAAAAGACCATCTTTCTTCTGATAATGTATGGTGTTACAGGCCTTTGCCTATTGCTTAACATTTGGGAGATGCTTCATTTAGGATTTGGGACAATTCGAGACTCACTAAACAGTAAAAGGAGGGAATTGGAAGATCCGGGTGCTTATAATTATCCTTTCACTTGGAATACGCCATCTGCTCCCCCTGGCTATAACATTGCCGTCAAACCAGATCAAATCCAGTACACCGAACTGTCCAACGCTAAGATTGCCTACAAGCAAAACAAGGCCAACATCGCCCAGGAGCAGCAGTACGGCAGCCATGAGGACAACCTCCCACCCGACCTGGAGACTCTGCAGAGGGAAATCAGAATGGCTCAGGAACGCCTGGATCTGGCCATCCAGGCCTACAGTCACCAGAACAACCCCCATGGTTCCcgggaaaaaaaagccaaagtgGGGTCCAAAGCTGGGTCCAATAAAAGCAGTGCTAGTAGCAAATCGGGGGATGGGAAGACCTCCGTCTGGATTTAA